The following proteins are encoded in a genomic region of Maribacter hydrothermalis:
- a CDS encoding TonB-dependent receptor plug domain-containing protein codes for MNSPQKLNKLKAMKSVFVVPLFALILVSFSTKQTLSSTPSFTIINTLNIIELVIDKSTTDDQLIKFKTDLAKENFDISYTTVRNKNGEIKNISIEVSGGNKKNGEVSSRYKSTSDNDTIDPIYIIIDTTKNSILIRNSSISSNITDIKQLKSDNNKQVSIQTSSTNDYDIKISEEESNSFMFVSNDSNKSPLYYIDGIKSDAATVKNLNESSIESMNVLKGVSAIKKYGEEAAHGVVEIQTKK; via the coding sequence ATGAATAGCCCACAAAAATTGAATAAATTAAAAGCAATGAAAAGTGTATTTGTAGTACCACTATTCGCTCTAATACTAGTAAGTTTTAGCACAAAACAAACATTATCGTCTACTCCTTCATTTACAATTATAAATACCTTAAACATTATTGAACTGGTAATTGACAAAAGCACAACTGACGATCAATTAATTAAATTTAAAACTGACTTAGCGAAAGAAAATTTTGATATTTCTTATACAACCGTAAGGAATAAAAATGGTGAAATTAAAAACATTTCTATAGAAGTTTCTGGAGGTAATAAAAAAAATGGAGAAGTAAGCAGCAGGTACAAGTCCACTTCTGATAATGACACTATTGACCCAATCTACATTATCATTGACACCACAAAGAATAGTATCCTTATAAGAAACTCTAGTATAAGCAGTAATATTACAGATATTAAGCAACTAAAATCTGACAATAATAAACAGGTTTCAATACAAACTTCTTCAACAAATGACTATGATATAAAAATTTCTGAAGAAGAAAGTAACAGTTTTATGTTTGTGTCTAATGACTCAAATAAAAGTCCATTGTATTATATTGATGGAATTAAGAGTGATGCAGCCACTGTTAAAAATTTAAATGAAAGCTCCATTGAATCTATGAACGTTTTAAAGGGAGTTAGTGCTATTAAAAAATACGGTGAAGAAGCAGCACATGGCGTCGTAGAAATACAGACAAAAAAATAA